A portion of the Lolium rigidum isolate FL_2022 chromosome 1, APGP_CSIRO_Lrig_0.1, whole genome shotgun sequence genome contains these proteins:
- the LOC124683516 gene encoding probable rRNA-processing protein EBP2 homolog: MVPRRHAKMVELESDEEPMVQEEPMLADDDTDEEYVESEDDSEEEELQAEPSKKAIYNKERLLEKLEDIAWPENADWMHKLTIDHDQGEKVDVNDDLTRELAFYTQALDGTRQAFEKLQSKKVRFLRPADYYAEMVKTDSHMHKIKGKLLFEKKQIEEAEERKKARELKKRSKEVQAEKLKERAKEKKENIESVKKWRKQRQQGGFSKGKEDGPNINFEVEEGLKQHKKQRPGVSPGDRSGGLSKRKQGKNSRSKDSKFGHGGRKGMRKQNTAETTNDFRGFNNQKGESGNKKRKMF; encoded by the exons ATGGTCCCTCGTAGGCATG CGAAGATGGTGGAACTTGAAAGTGACGAAGAGCCCATGGTCCAAGAAGAGCCCATGCTGGCCGACGATGACACTGACGAGGAATACGTAGAATCAGAGGACGATTCAGAGGAAGAAGAGCTGCAGGCTGAGCCATCAAAGAAGGCCATATACAACAAGGAGCGGCTCCTCGAGAAGCTCGAGGACATAGCCTGGCCGGAGAACGCGGACTGGATGCACAAGCTCACCATCGACCACGACCAGGGGGAGAAGGTCGACGTGAACGACGATCTTACCCGCGAGCTCGCCTTCTACACCCAGGCTCTGGATGGCACCAGGCAGGCCTTCGAGAAGTTGCAGTCCAAGAAGGTCCGGTTCCTCAGGCCGGCGGACTACTACGCGGAGATGGTCAAGACCGACTCCCACATGCACAAGATCAAGGGGAAGCTCCTGTTTGAGAAGAAGCAGATTGAGGAGGCCGAGgagaggaagaaggccagggaGCTCAAGAAGAGGTCCAAGGAGGTGCAGGCGGAGAAGCTCAAGGAGAGGgccaaggagaagaaggagaacatCGAGTCGGTCAAGAAGTGGAGGAAGCAGAGGCAGCAGGGCGGGTTCTCCAAGGGGAAGGAGGACGGCCCAAACATTAATTTCGAAGTTGAGGAAGGGCTCAAGCAACATAAGAAGCAGAGGCCTGGTGTTTCTCCTGGTGATAGGTCCGGTGGTCTTTCTAAGCGGAAACAGGGGAAGAACAGCAGGTCAAAAGATTCCAAGTTTGGGCATGGTGGCCGGAAAGGGATGAGGAAGCAAAACACCGCCGAGACGACCAACGACTTCAGAGGATTTAACAACCAGAAGGGCGAGTCGGGAAACAAGAAGAGGAAAATGTTTTGA